Proteins encoded in a region of the Pseudomonas viciae genome:
- a CDS encoding transglutaminase-like domain-containing protein — MQQYLNPGPFIDSDHPAVIEFTEGHRGTGRDPLDQAINLYYAVREAVRYNPYTFSRDPATLRGSYALAAGESYCVPKATLLAGCARHCGIPARIGLADVRNHLSTPRLLELLKSDVFAMHGYTELYLNERWVKATPAFNQGLCELFDVAPLAFDGRHDSVFHPFNRQGAKLMEYVTDHGQFADVPEAFFFEHLEKCYPHLFGDRVPLLLGDMQGDLSRN, encoded by the coding sequence ATGCAGCAATACCTGAACCCCGGCCCGTTCATCGACAGCGATCACCCGGCAGTCATCGAGTTTACCGAAGGCCATCGCGGCACAGGCCGTGATCCCCTCGATCAAGCCATCAACCTTTATTACGCTGTGCGCGAGGCGGTGCGCTACAACCCTTACACCTTCAGCCGCGATCCGGCGACCCTGCGTGGCAGTTATGCATTGGCTGCGGGCGAAAGCTATTGCGTGCCCAAGGCCACCTTGCTGGCCGGTTGTGCCCGACATTGCGGTATCCCGGCGCGCATCGGCCTGGCGGATGTACGCAATCACCTGTCCACGCCGCGCCTGCTGGAATTGCTCAAGAGTGATGTGTTCGCCATGCACGGTTATACCGAGCTGTACCTGAACGAGCGCTGGGTCAAAGCCACGCCGGCGTTCAACCAGGGCTTGTGTGAGTTGTTCGATGTGGCACCGCTGGCGTTCGACGGTCGCCATGACAGCGTTTTCCACCCGTTCAACCGTCAAGGCGCCAAGCTGATGGAGTACGTCACCGACCACGGCCAGTTCGCCGATGTGCCCGAAGCGTTCTTTTTCGAACACTTGGAAAAATGTTATCCACACCTGTTTGGCGATCGAGTGCCCCTCCTGCTCGGTGACATGCAGGGTGATTTGAGTCGCAACTGA
- a CDS encoding acyl-CoA dehydrogenase, with protein MLLLWILVLVVGIAWLAHRRTAPLPALGIVAVYLLAMGILSHAPGWLMLVLWVVLAAVAAPLLLPDLRRKYFSAPMFDWFQKTLPPMSQTERDAIDAGTVWWDGELFSGRPDWDTLLAYPKVQLSEEEQAFLDGPTEDLCAMVSDWQIGQAMDLPPEAWTHIKEHGFFALIIPKEYGGKGFSAYAHSQVAMKLATRSGDLASTVMVPNSLGPAELLLHYGTDEQRDHYLPRLARGDDIPCFALTGPLAGSDAGAMPDTGIICKGQWQGQETLGLRLNWEKRYITLGPVATLLGLAFKAYDPDHLLGDEEDLGISLALIPTDTPGVNIGRRHLPLGAAFMNGPNWGKDVFIPLDFLIGGQAMLGKGWMMLMNCLSVGRSISLPAVGTGAAKFTSLVTGQYAQVREQFNVPLSAFEGIQEAMARIGGNAWMMDAARMLTANAVDLGEKPSVLSAILKYHLTERGRECISHAMDVHGGKGIIMGPNNYLGRSWQGAPIFITVEGANILSRNLMIFGQGAIRCHPFVLKEMALATREDKDQALIEFDGLLLKHIGFAVSNAASTLVLNLGLGHFERAPGNALSQGYFRDLNRQAAAFALLADLSMMLLGGELKRRERLSARLGDVLSNLYLASAALKRYHDLDSPDHMAPLFTWAMEESLGQSERALDELLSNFPNRVLGCLLRLVVFPFGRRHKGPSDRLDAEVAAVIGRAKGDPTLEELLQGCYRPQSTDDPVGALQHAADLLAAAQPLHKKLHVAVKQGQLNPAPGEHLIDAALEAGVLQVDEAQTLRTAEAARRKVIDVDDFDKEELTLAETKVR; from the coding sequence ATGCTGTTGTTGTGGATACTGGTTCTGGTCGTCGGGATAGCCTGGCTGGCGCATCGGCGCACCGCCCCGCTGCCGGCGCTGGGGATCGTCGCGGTCTACCTGTTGGCCATGGGCATTTTGAGCCACGCGCCCGGTTGGCTGATGCTGGTCCTCTGGGTGGTACTCGCCGCCGTCGCGGCTCCGCTGCTGTTGCCAGACCTGCGCCGCAAGTATTTCAGCGCGCCGATGTTCGACTGGTTCCAGAAAACCCTTCCGCCCATGTCCCAGACCGAGCGTGACGCCATCGACGCCGGCACGGTGTGGTGGGACGGTGAACTGTTCAGCGGCCGGCCGGACTGGGACACGCTGCTGGCCTACCCCAAGGTGCAACTGAGCGAAGAGGAGCAGGCATTCCTCGACGGTCCCACCGAAGATCTCTGCGCCATGGTCAGCGACTGGCAGATCGGCCAGGCCATGGACCTGCCGCCTGAGGCCTGGACCCACATCAAGGAACACGGTTTCTTCGCGCTGATCATTCCCAAGGAATACGGCGGCAAAGGCTTTTCCGCCTACGCCCACTCCCAAGTGGCCATGAAACTGGCGACCCGTAGCGGCGACCTGGCGTCCACCGTGATGGTCCCCAACTCCCTCGGCCCAGCGGAGCTGCTGCTGCACTACGGCACCGACGAACAACGCGACCATTACCTGCCACGCCTGGCCCGTGGCGACGATATTCCCTGCTTCGCCCTGACAGGGCCATTGGCCGGCTCCGACGCCGGAGCGATGCCCGACACCGGCATCATCTGCAAGGGGCAATGGCAAGGCCAGGAAACCCTCGGCCTGCGCCTGAACTGGGAAAAGCGCTACATCACCCTTGGACCGGTGGCCACCCTCCTCGGCCTGGCCTTCAAGGCTTATGATCCTGACCACCTGCTGGGTGACGAAGAAGACCTGGGTATCAGCCTCGCCCTGATTCCCACCGATACTCCAGGCGTCAATATCGGCCGCCGTCACCTGCCCCTCGGCGCCGCGTTCATGAACGGACCGAACTGGGGCAAGGACGTGTTCATCCCGTTGGACTTCCTCATCGGCGGCCAGGCAATGCTCGGCAAGGGCTGGATGATGCTGATGAATTGCCTGTCGGTCGGACGCTCGATTTCCCTGCCGGCGGTGGGCACCGGTGCGGCGAAGTTCACCAGCCTGGTGACCGGCCAGTACGCCCAGGTGCGCGAGCAGTTCAACGTGCCGTTATCGGCATTCGAAGGCATCCAGGAAGCCATGGCGCGCATCGGCGGCAACGCCTGGATGATGGACGCTGCACGCATGCTGACCGCCAATGCGGTGGACCTGGGGGAAAAACCCTCGGTGCTGTCGGCGATCCTCAAATACCACCTGACCGAACGCGGCCGCGAGTGCATCAGCCACGCCATGGACGTACATGGCGGCAAGGGCATTATCATGGGCCCGAACAATTACCTGGGGCGCAGTTGGCAAGGTGCACCGATCTTCATCACGGTTGAAGGCGCGAACATCCTGTCGCGCAACCTGATGATCTTTGGCCAGGGGGCGATCCGCTGCCATCCGTTCGTGCTCAAGGAAATGGCCCTGGCCACCCGTGAAGACAAGGACCAGGCACTGATCGAGTTCGACGGTTTGTTGCTCAAGCACATTGGCTTCGCGGTCAGCAACGCCGCCAGCACCCTGGTGCTGAACCTGGGCCTGGGGCATTTCGAAAGGGCCCCCGGCAATGCCTTGAGCCAGGGTTATTTCCGCGACCTCAACCGGCAAGCGGCGGCGTTCGCCCTGCTGGCGGACCTGAGCATGATGCTGCTGGGCGGTGAGCTCAAACGCCGCGAACGCTTGTCGGCACGCCTGGGGGATGTACTGAGCAACCTCTATTTGGCCTCCGCCGCGCTCAAGCGTTACCACGACCTGGACTCGCCCGACCACATGGCACCGTTGTTTACCTGGGCCATGGAAGAAAGCCTGGGCCAGTCGGAGCGTGCGCTGGACGAACTGCTGAGCAACTTCCCGAACCGGGTGCTGGGTTGCCTGTTGCGCCTGGTGGTGTTCCCTTTCGGCCGCCGCCACAAAGGCCCGAGCGACAGGCTGGACGCCGAAGTGGCCGCCGTGATCGGCCGGGCCAAGGGCGATCCCACCCTCGAAGAGTTGCTGCAAGGCTGCTATCGACCGCAATCGACCGACGATCCGGTGGGTGCCCTGCAACACGCCGCCGACCTGCTTGCCGCCGCCCAGCCGCTGCATAAAAAACTGCACGTCGCCGTCAAGCAGGGCCAGCTCAACCCGGCCCCCGGTGAACACCTTATTGACGCAGCCCTGGAAGCCGGTGTGCTGCAGGTGGACGAAGCCCAGACGTTGCGCACGGCCGAAGCAGCGCGACGCAAGGTCATCGATGTGGATGATTTCGATAAGGAGGAACTGACGCTGGCCGAGACAAAAGTCCGTTGA
- a CDS encoding PA2817 family protein — protein MSNVVADHLVLLDHLRSILVAVGEAEQVPEESHALFLERFDELRAQLPVDPIESQYLGQDLLCQVIVRYPQIAHLVPRDLLWYFAGDCLHYMPDEEIALYQALEERRFEAEQNDEPFDWNQEKQLLAMSDQDSKH, from the coding sequence GTGTCCAATGTCGTTGCCGATCACCTTGTCTTGCTTGACCACTTGCGCAGCATCCTGGTCGCCGTGGGTGAGGCCGAACAGGTTCCCGAAGAAAGCCATGCCCTGTTTCTGGAACGCTTCGACGAGTTGCGCGCGCAGTTGCCCGTTGACCCGATCGAAAGCCAATACCTGGGCCAGGACCTGCTGTGCCAGGTGATCGTCCGTTACCCACAGATCGCCCACCTGGTGCCTCGCGACTTGCTCTGGTACTTCGCCGGTGACTGCCTGCACTACATGCCCGACGAAGAAATCGCGCTGTACCAGGCCTTGGAAGAACGTCGCTTCGAAGCCGAACAAAACGACGAACCCTTCGACTGGAACCAGGAAAAGCAATTGCTGGCAATGTCGGACCAGGACAGCAAACACTGA
- a CDS encoding LysR family transcriptional regulator — protein MSTNLPLPLLVEMAMFVKVVETGSFSEAARQSGSSPSAVSRSISRLEKALATRLLQRTTRKLRLSDGGEEVFKRCQEMVASARSVMEISGQFTQQAEGRIRVSVPKAVGRFVIHPHIPEFLRRYPQIDVELLLEDRQVDLIDDHVDLAIRITDQPPAGLVGRQLLSIDHLLCATPQYLAEHGVPEHPQDLLEHSCIYLGETPSDARWKFKKGTKSVTVGVRGRYAANHTGVRLEAVLQHIGIGSLPYFTARYALEQGAVVPVLADWTFLASYHGGLWLLHSPTRYLPPKLRVFIDYLVECLAKEPTLHTVGGGSGSSKEAAHYELPESDGLS, from the coding sequence GCCATGTTCGTCAAGGTCGTGGAGACCGGTAGCTTCTCCGAAGCGGCCCGCCAGTCCGGTTCATCGCCATCGGCTGTCAGTCGCAGCATCTCCCGCCTTGAAAAGGCCCTGGCGACTCGCTTGTTGCAACGCACCACGCGCAAGTTGCGCTTGAGCGATGGCGGGGAGGAAGTGTTCAAGCGTTGCCAGGAAATGGTCGCGTCTGCCCGCTCTGTGATGGAAATCAGCGGCCAATTCACCCAGCAAGCCGAGGGACGGATTCGGGTCAGCGTGCCCAAGGCGGTGGGGCGCTTTGTGATTCATCCCCACATACCCGAGTTCCTGCGTCGTTATCCCCAGATCGATGTGGAACTGCTTCTGGAAGATCGGCAAGTCGATCTGATTGATGATCACGTCGACCTGGCCATTCGGATCACCGATCAACCTCCCGCCGGGCTGGTGGGCCGTCAGTTGTTGAGCATCGATCATTTGCTCTGCGCCACCCCGCAATACCTGGCCGAGCATGGCGTCCCCGAACATCCCCAGGACTTGCTGGAGCACAGCTGCATTTATCTGGGGGAAACCCCGAGTGACGCTCGCTGGAAATTCAAGAAAGGCACCAAGTCGGTCACCGTAGGCGTGCGCGGCCGCTATGCGGCCAATCACACGGGCGTGCGACTGGAGGCGGTTTTGCAACACATCGGGATTGGCAGTTTGCCGTACTTCACGGCTCGGTATGCCCTGGAGCAGGGGGCGGTCGTGCCAGTGCTGGCAGACTGGACGTTCCTGGCTTCCTACCACGGTGGCTTGTGGTTACTGCATTCGCCGACCCGTTACCTGCCGCCGAAATTGCGGGTGTTCATTGATTATCTGGTGGAGTGCCTGGCAAAGGAGCCGACCTTGCACACGGTGGGTGGGGGGAGTGGTTCCAGCAAAGAGGCGGCGCACTATGAGCTGCCAGAGAGTGATGGGTTGTCTTAA